A genome region from Macrotis lagotis isolate mMagLag1 chromosome 4, bilby.v1.9.chrom.fasta, whole genome shotgun sequence includes the following:
- the LOC141521315 gene encoding glutathione S-transferase omega-1-like, producing the protein MSGEAKAEDSSRSLGKGSAQPGPVPPGAIRLYSMRFCPFAQRTRLVLKAKGINHEIININLKNKPEWFFKKHPLGQTPVLENSKGQLIQESSITCEYLDEVYPGKKLFPEDPYEKALQKMILESFSKIPPLTKNILVASQDGENCTTQKAELRQEFSKLEEILTQQKTAFFGGNSISMIDYLMWPWFERLEPYEIADCVDHTPALKQWVTTMQKDPTVKELLIDVKTYKGFFDLYFKNNPDAFDYGL; encoded by the exons ATGTCCGGCGAGGCCAAGGCCGAGGACTCCTCACGGAGCCTGGGGAAAG GCAGCGCGCAGCCCGGGCCCGTCCCGCCAGGCGCCATCCGGCTGTACAGCATGAGATTCTGCCCCTTCGCCCAGAGAACCCGGCTCGTCCTCAAGGCCAAAGGCATCAA tCATGAGATCATCAATATTAACTTGAAAAACAAGCCCGAATGGTTTTTTAAGAAACACCCCCTTGGTCAAACACCAGTTTTGGAAAACAGTAAGGGTCAGCTGATACAGGAATCTTCCATCACTTGTGAATATCTGGATGAAGTTTATCCAGGAAAGAAGTTGTTTCCAGAAGATCCATATGAGAAagctttacaaaaaatgattttggagtcattttctaag ATACCACCTCTGACCAAGAATATTCTTGTAGCATCAcaagatggggaaaattgtacCACTCAGAAAGCAGAGCTCCGTCAGGAATTCAGCAAACTGGAGGAG ATTCTTACCCAGCAGAAGACAGCCTTCTTTGGTGGAAACTCTATATCTATGATTGATTACCTCATGTGGCCCTGGTTTGAACGATTGGAACCATATGAGATAGCTGA CTGTGTGGACCACACCCCCGCTCTGAAGCAGTGGGTCACCACCATGCAGAAGGACCCCACAGTCAAAGAGCTCCTCATCGATGTGAAGACGTATAAAGGCTTCTTTGATCTCTACTTTAAGAATAATCCTGATGCCTTTGACTATGGGCTGTGA